A genomic region of Pelodiscus sinensis isolate JC-2024 chromosome 1, ASM4963464v1, whole genome shotgun sequence contains the following coding sequences:
- the LOC112545687 gene encoding maestro heat-like repeat-containing protein family member 6 has translation MATITSQILAAVAGLRDTVKINAQAAAVMLTSVLKEQRNNIKEKVPEIVDIIYFHLQVTQEDSARQAAMGAVCLLAEKHTQEVVSALLRVSLPCDSHVSQLWEALGRAKKPVSLRVLAELLAMLKRRPCLETSETSGLSSSFEDASILPLATSRALCIIFSNKECLVPMGAFYVSVLIFLIIHLHYLVSFPEVVYGWEDRFQTSSFVSCTVEALKAVMKREKYSLMQSVSLAGAWDLLSMPETYLEGVLLLARAILKHHRSLDFAVFTKVAPLLHHGDDKQKLTAMALFTGLLSTESTYVTLKKQYILGHLKNWHVDPRPAVRWLALLGLGNVALHLQKKTEVRALLNDVLETFNDPDEKVILMAFEAATKIVNCHKQKDHLDTEFVKIAGQLHPFLADERHKISCAAAKLLGDLLRALSGKHKSFMQEQVLNSMVPLLLNLQQQHPDVIKSCADTLQECKALLGWTLNDKSESWDSICEHLAEWYPERLWSFLHQAQEYLRSPCASSRRAAGIFIDVIIQHLENSLLQKEAMDLLQGGASIATEEVKRICSPFPVPCAMACCFLCSCGFAVRS, from the exons ATGGCTACAATTACCAGTCAGATCCTTGCAGCTGTGGCTGGTCTGAGAGACACAGTGAAAATCAATGCTCAGGCAGCAGCAGTAATGTTGACCTCAGTCCTGAAAGAGCAGAGGAATAATATAAAAGAAAAG GTGCCAGAGATCGTGGATATTATTTACTTCCACCTGCAGGTAACACAGGAGGACAGTGCCAGGCAGGCAGCTATGGGGGCTGTGTGTTTACTAGCTGAGAAGCACACACAAGAAGTAGTCTCAGCCCTACTGAGAGTCTCACTCCCATGTGACAG CCATGTCAGTCAGCTATGGGAAGCCCTTGGCAGAGCCAAAAAGCCTGTCAGCCTCCGGGTGCTTGCTGAGCTGCTAGCGATGCTAAAAAGAAGACCCTGCCTTGAGACGAGTGAAACCTCTGGGTTGAGCAGTAGCTTTGAGGATGCCTCTATTTTGCCTCTAGCT ACATCACGGGCCCTGTGCATAATATTCAGTAACAAAGAATGCCTGGTGCCTATGGGTGCTTTTTATGTATCTGTGTTAATCTTCCTGATTATTCATCTGCATTACCTGGTGAGCTTCCCAGAGGTTGTGTACGGCTGGGAGGACAGGTTCCAAACATCCAGCTTTGTGAG CTGTACAGTGGAGGCTCTGAAAGCTGTGATGAAAAGAGAGAAATACTCTTTGATGCAATCTGTAAGTCTGGCAGGAGCCTGGGACCTTTTATCCATGCCAGAGACTTATCTGGAAGGAGTTCTCCTTCTGGCTAG AGCCATTTTAAAACACCACCGGAGCCTGGATTTTGCCGTGTTTACCAAAGtggcccctctcctgcaccatgGGGATGACAAACAGAAGCTGACAGCAATGGCCTTGTTCACTGGG CTTCTCTCTACTGAGTCCACATACGTGACATTAAAAAAGCAATATATTCTGGGCCACCTGAAGAACTGGCATGTTGATCCAAGGCCTGCTGTCCGCTGGCTTGCTCTTCTTGGACTTGGAAATGTTGCACTTCACTTGCAGAAG AAGACAGAGGTCAGAGCCCTACTTAATGATGTCCTTGAGACTTTTAATGACCCAGATGAGAAGGTAATTCTGATGGCTTTTGAGGCTGCTACCAAAATTGTCAACTGCCACAAACAGAAGGACCATCTTGACACAGAATTTGTGAAAATTGCCGGACAGCTTCACCCATTCCTGGCTGAT GAAAGGCACAAAATAAGCTGTGCTGCAGCTAAGCTTTTGGGGGATCTGCTCAGGGCCCTCAGTGGGAAACATAAATCCTTCATGCAGGAGCAAGTCCTCAACAGTATGGTCCCACTGCTGCTAAACCTGCAGCAACAGCATCCTGATGTGATCAAG AGCTGTGCGGACACCTTACAGGAGTGTAAAGCCTTGCTGGGATGGACTTTAAATGACAAGAGTGAATCCTGGGACAGTATCTGTGAGCACCTG GCTGAGTGGTATCCAGAAAGACTATGGAGCTTCTTACACCAGGCTCAAGAGTATCTCAGAAGCCCGTGTGCTTCTTCAAGAAGAGCTGCCGGCATATTCATAG ATGTCATAATCCAGCATCTGGAAAACAGCCTACTGCAAAAGGAAGCCATGGATTTATTGCAAGGTG GTGCAAGTATTGCCACTGAGGAGGTGAAGAGAATTTGCAGCCCTTTCCCAGTACCATGTGCCATGGCCTGCTGCTTCCTGTG TTCTTGTGGATTTGCTGTTCGATCCTAA